A region from the Lolium perenne isolate Kyuss_39 chromosome 4, Kyuss_2.0, whole genome shotgun sequence genome encodes:
- the LOC127295753 gene encoding CASP-like protein 4B2, which produces MAMVTTDASAATADAATKQPDTTDAADKEYSSYNGASTAGGGAHRARGGGGVVDSVVARWRREDMLDKSPLALHAAAAAFAFVALVLVASNQHGDWMQFDRYQEYRYLLAIAALAFVYSLAQALRHARRMRGGADPASTPSWRIFDFVADQVVAYLLMSALSAATPITNRMRTAVVNNFTDATAAAISMAFLAFVALALAATLSGYKLSKQTYM; this is translated from the exons ATGGCGATGGTCACCACTgacgcctccgccgccaccgcggaCGCCGCCACGAAGCAGCCAGACACTACCGACGCCGCCGACAAGGAGTACAGCTCCTACAACGGCGCCTCCACCGCGGGaggaggggcccaccgcgcccgcggcggcggcggcgtggtggaTTCGGTGGTGGCGCGGTGGCGGCGGGAGGACATGCTCGACAAGAGCCCCCTCGCGCTgcacgccgccgccgcggccttCGCCTTCGTCGCGCTCGTGCTCGTCGCATCCAACCAGCACGGCGACTGGATGCAGTTCGACCGGTACCAGGAGTACAG GTACCTGCTCGCGATCGCCGCGCTGGCCTTCGTCTACTCGCTGGCGCAGGCGCTGCGGCACGCGCGCCGGATGCGCGGCGGCGCCGACCCCGCGTCCACGCCGTCCTGGAGGATTTTCGATTTCGTCGCTGATCAG GTAGTTGCATACTTGTTGATGTCAGCTCTATCAGCCGCTACCCCCATCACGAACCGCATGAGAACCGCGGTGGTCAACAACTTCACTGACGCTACAGCTGCCGCCATTAGCATGGCCTTCCTTGCATTTGTTGCCCTCGCCTTGGCAGCCACACTTTCCGGTTACAAGCTGTCGAAACAAACGTACATGTGA